The Arachis hypogaea cultivar Tifrunner chromosome 16, arahy.Tifrunner.gnm2.J5K5, whole genome shotgun sequence genome contains a region encoding:
- the LOC112757672 gene encoding uncharacterized protein — protein MKNQNRSWMYDRMYDQRRGLKPRFVKGVNEFVEVCTRTHEFLKGVLVRCPCAKCQCGRFKQLIDIKIDLYTHGFKPNYWVWTEHGEEITTENQIMIDEDIESSSALGGIIWEENFDRYHEMVVDALQPKFHMYMQPAVEEPNRDAKRFYNLLDSISKPLWENCIHSRLSLASRMLSIKSQLSFDQWTTLFREMQTTLNEIPANYYEAKKIVSQLGFKEVKIDCCVNGCMIYYKEDKDLRQCKFYGEYIFKPRKGKNKKVPYKRMHYLPLIPRLQRLYASMSTAPHMLWHHQNRRNDDVMTHPSHGEAWKHFDTKHPHFSSEPRNVRLGLCSDGFSPNVHFSTPYSCWPVIVTPYNLPPHMYELKELWDEGVLTYDIHSKRNFQLKATLMWSINDFFAYRMLSGWSTGGRLACPICMEDTKAFWLDYGRKNSLFDCHRRYLLEGHPYRRNKVSFKKNVEEDEEPPIRLSGEQIWKRVRQYPKIVDRR, from the exons ATGAAAAATCAGAACCGAAGTTGGATGTATGATAGAATGTATGACCAAAGGCGAGGTCTTAAGCCCAGGTTTGTTAAAGGGGTAAATGAATTTGTGGAAGTGTGTACTAGAACTCATGAATTTCTCAAAGGAGTTTTAGTTAGGTGTCCATGTGCCAAATGTCAATGTGGGAGATTTAAACAGCTGATCGACATTAAGATTGATCTATATACTCATGGGTTTAAACCTAATTATTGGGTTTGGACAGAGCATGGAGAGGAGATAACCACAGAGAATCAGATTATGATAGATGAAGACATTGAAAGCAGCTCTGCATTAGGTGGTATTATATGGGAAGAAAATTTTGATCGTTATCATGAGATGGTTGTTGATGCTTTGCAACCTAAGTTTCACATGTACATGCAACCAGCAGTGGAGGAACCAAATCGAGATGCTAAGAGATTTTATAACCTCTTAGATTCAATTAGTAAACCCTTGTGGGAAAATTGTATCCATTCACGATTGTCACTTGCTAGTAGGATGCTAAGTATAAAATCACAATTGTCTTTTGACCAGTGGACAACTTTGTTTAGAGAAATGCAAACAACTCTAAATGAAATTCCTGCTAATTATTATGAAGCTAAGAAAATTGTTTCCCAACTTGGGTTTAAGGAGGTTAAGATAGATTGTTGTGTCAATGGTTGTATGATATATTACAAAGAGGACAAAGATCTTAGACAATGTAAATTTTATGGGGAGTATATATTTAAGCCTAgaaagggtaaaaataaaaaggttcCATATAAAAGAATGCATTATTTGCCATTGATTCCAAGGCTACAAAGGTTGTATGCATCAATGAGTACTGCCCCTCATATGTTGTGGCATCACCAAAATCGCAGAAACGACGACGTGATGACACATCCTTCTCATGGTGAAGCATGGAAACATTTTGATACCAAGCATCCTCATTTTTCAAGCGAACCGCGTAATGTTAGACTTGGACTTTGTTCTGATGGGTTTTCTCCTAATGTTCATTTTAGCACACCGTACTCTTGTTGGCCTGTTATAGTCACCCCTTATAACCTTCCACCTCATATGT ATGAACTTAAAGAGTTGTGGGATGAAGGCGTCCTAACATACGACATTCATAGCAAGAGGAATTTTCAGTTAAAGGCCACATTAATGTGGTCCATTAACGATTTTTTTGCTTATAGAATGTTGTCTGGTTGGAGCACGGGGGGAAGATTAGCGTGTCCAATATGCATGGAGGATACCAAGGCCTTTTGGTTAGATTATGGCAGAAAGAATTCGTTGTTTGACTGTCATAGGAGATATTTACTTGAAGGTCATCCTTATAGGCGTAATAAAGTTAGTTTTAAGAAGAATGTTGAGGAAGATGAAGAACCTCCTATTAGGCTTAGCGGTGAACAGATCTGGAAAAGAGTTAGACAATATCCTAAAATAGTTGACAGAAGATGA